Proteins from a genomic interval of Streptomyces fodineus:
- a CDS encoding ABC transporter ATP-binding protein, whose protein sequence is MIGVAPPAYDPAATTTATTLPVGAAATVRAYVAELFRRHRRAFLLLIGVNTVAVIASMVGPYLLGGLVERVSDRSRELHLGLTAGAFVLALTVQAVFVRQVRLRGAMLGERMLADLREDFLVRSVGLPPGVLERAGTGDLLSRITTDIDRLANAMREAVPQLAIGVVWALLLLGGLVVTAPPLAAAVLLAVPVLVAGCRWYFKRAPSGYRSEAAGYAAVAAALAETVDAGHTIEAHRLGARRVALSERRIKEWTAWERYTLWLRSVLFPVINAVHIIVLGSVLMVGGALVLGGWIGVGQLTTGALIAQMLVDPVNLILRWYDEVQVAQVSLARLVGVRDIEPDAGDASVTPDGRDVHADRVHFGYREGVDVLRKVSLEVAPGTRLALVGPSGAGKSTLGRLLAGIYAPRDGRITLGGAELSRMPAERVRSHVALVNQEHHVFVGSLRDNLLLARTGATDAELWAALGAVDADDWARALDDGLDTEVGSGGLALTPAQAQQIALARLVLADPHTLVLDEATSLLDPRAARHLERSLARVLDGRTVVAIAHRLHTAHDADVIAVVENGRISELGSHDELVAADGAYAALWRSWHG, encoded by the coding sequence ATGATCGGCGTTGCGCCGCCGGCGTACGACCCGGCGGCCACGACGACCGCCACCACCCTGCCGGTAGGCGCGGCCGCCACCGTCCGCGCCTACGTCGCCGAGCTGTTCCGCCGGCACCGCCGGGCGTTCCTGCTGCTCATCGGCGTCAACACGGTGGCCGTGATCGCTTCCATGGTGGGTCCGTACCTGCTCGGTGGCCTGGTGGAGCGGGTGTCCGACCGGTCCCGGGAGCTTCACCTGGGGCTGACCGCCGGGGCGTTCGTGCTCGCGCTGACCGTGCAGGCCGTGTTCGTACGGCAGGTGCGGCTGCGGGGCGCGATGCTCGGCGAACGGATGCTGGCCGACCTGCGCGAGGACTTCCTCGTCCGGTCGGTCGGCCTGCCGCCGGGCGTGCTGGAACGGGCGGGCACCGGCGACCTGCTGTCGCGTATCACCACCGACATCGACCGCCTGGCCAACGCGATGCGCGAGGCCGTGCCGCAGCTGGCGATCGGTGTCGTGTGGGCCCTGCTGCTGCTCGGCGGGCTCGTCGTGACGGCTCCGCCGCTGGCGGCCGCCGTACTGCTCGCCGTGCCGGTGCTGGTGGCCGGCTGCCGCTGGTACTTCAAGCGGGCGCCCTCCGGCTACCGCTCCGAGGCCGCCGGGTACGCGGCCGTCGCCGCCGCGCTCGCCGAGACGGTGGACGCGGGCCACACCATCGAGGCACACCGGCTCGGCGCCCGCCGCGTCGCCCTGTCGGAGCGGCGGATCAAGGAGTGGACGGCCTGGGAGCGGTACACACTCTGGCTGCGGTCCGTGCTCTTCCCGGTCATCAACGCCGTCCACATCATCGTGCTCGGCTCGGTCCTCATGGTCGGCGGGGCCCTGGTCCTGGGCGGCTGGATCGGGGTGGGCCAGCTGACCACGGGCGCCCTCATCGCGCAGATGCTCGTCGACCCGGTGAACCTGATCCTGCGCTGGTACGACGAGGTACAGGTCGCCCAGGTCTCGCTGGCCCGCCTGGTCGGCGTGCGGGACATCGAGCCGGACGCCGGGGATGCCTCGGTGACGCCGGACGGGCGGGACGTGCACGCCGACCGGGTGCACTTCGGCTACCGCGAGGGCGTCGACGTGCTGCGCAAGGTGTCCCTGGAGGTCGCCCCGGGGACCCGGCTGGCCCTGGTCGGCCCCTCGGGCGCGGGCAAGTCCACCCTGGGCAGGCTGCTCGCCGGGATCTACGCACCCCGCGACGGCCGGATCACCCTGGGCGGCGCGGAGCTGTCCCGGATGCCGGCCGAACGCGTCCGCTCGCACGTCGCCCTCGTCAACCAGGAGCACCATGTCTTCGTCGGCTCCCTGCGCGACAACCTCCTGCTGGCCCGCACCGGCGCGACGGATGCCGAGCTGTGGGCGGCGCTGGGCGCGGTCGACGCGGACGACTGGGCACGGGCACTGGACGACGGCCTGGACACCGAGGTCGGCTCCGGCGGTCTTGCGCTCACCCCGGCACAGGCCCAGCAGATCGCGCTGGCCCGGCTGGTGCTCGCCGATCCGCACACGCTGGTCCTGGACGAAGCGACCTCGCTGCTCGACCCGCGTGCGGCCCGGCATCTGGAGCGCTCCCTGGCCCGGGTCCTGGACGGCCGCACCGTGGTCGCCATCGCCCACCGCTTGCACACCGCCCATGACGCCGACGTGATCGCCGTCGTGGAGAACGGCCGCATCAGCGAGCTGGGCAGCCATGACGAGCTGGTCGCGGCGGACGGCGCGTACGCGGCGCTGTGGCGGTCCTGGCACGGGTGA
- a CDS encoding type B 50S ribosomal protein L31 → MQQDKHPEYHPVVFRDRAAGYAFLTRSTAQSEQTIEWDDGRTYPVIDVEISSESHPFYTGKARTVDTEGRIARFERRYGGAEAGEAT, encoded by the coding sequence ATGCAGCAGGACAAGCACCCCGAGTACCACCCCGTGGTCTTCCGTGACCGCGCCGCCGGCTACGCGTTCCTGACCCGGTCCACCGCGCAGAGCGAGCAGACCATCGAGTGGGACGACGGCCGGACCTACCCGGTGATCGACGTGGAAATCTCCTCGGAGAGCCACCCCTTCTACACGGGCAAGGCCCGCACGGTCGACACCGAGGGCCGCATCGCCCGCTTCGAGCGCCGGTACGGCGGGGCCGAGGCGGGCGAGGCTACCTGA
- a CDS encoding roadblock/LC7 domain-containing protein codes for MAQNQGLGWLLDDLTERVDHVRHALVLSNDGLVTGASTGLRREDAEHLAAVASGLHSLAKGSGRHFGAGRVRQTMIEYDDAVLFVTAAGTGSCLCVLSGAEADIGQIAYEMTLLVNRVGEHLGVDARQPERTPIADA; via the coding sequence ATGGCGCAGAACCAGGGACTCGGCTGGCTCCTGGACGATCTGACCGAGCGGGTGGACCATGTGCGGCACGCGCTGGTCCTGTCCAACGACGGTCTCGTCACGGGCGCGAGCACGGGCCTACGCCGTGAGGACGCCGAGCATCTGGCCGCCGTGGCCTCTGGCCTGCACAGCTTGGCCAAGGGATCCGGACGCCACTTCGGCGCGGGCAGGGTACGCCAGACCATGATCGAGTACGACGACGCCGTGCTGTTCGTGACCGCGGCCGGCACCGGCAGCTGTCTGTGCGTGCTCAGCGGCGCGGAGGCCGACATCGGCCAGATCGCCTATGAGATGACCCTGCTCGTCAACCGAGTCGGCGAACACCTCGGTGTCGACGCGAGGCAACCCGAGCGAACTCCCATCGCAGACGCCTGA
- a CDS encoding DEAD/DEAH box helicase, translated as MTLIDQLPPTADPDALYEAFESWAQERGLTLYPHQEEALIEVVSGANVIVSTPTGSGKSMIAAGAHFAALARDEVTFYTAPIKALVSEKFFELCKLFGTENVGMLTGDASVNADAPVICCTAEVLASIALRDGKNADVGQVVMDEFHFYAEGDRGWAWQIPLLELPQAQFILMSATLGDVSFFEKDLTRRTSRPTSVVRSATRPVPLSYEYELTPLTETLTDLLESKQAPVYIVHFTQAQAVERAQALMSINMCSREEKDQIAELIGNFRFTTKFGRNLSRYVRHGIGVHHAGMLPKYRRLVEKLAQAGLLKVICGTDTLGVGVNVPIRTVLFTALTKYDGSRVRTLRAREFHQIAGRAGRAGFDTAGLVVAQAPEHVIENEKALAKAGDDPKKRRKVVRKKAPEGFVGWTDNTFQKLIESEPEPLTSRFRVTHTMLLSVIARPGNAFEAMRHLLEDNHEPRRQQLRHIRRAIAIYRSLLDGGIVEKLDKPDAEGRIVRLTVDLQQDFALNQPLSTFALAAFELLDPESPSYALDMVSVVESTLDDPRQILVAQQNKARGEAVAAMKADGVEYEERMERLQDITYPRPLEELLFHAYNTYRKSHPWVGDHPLSPKSVIRDMYERALSFTELVSFYELARTEGIVLRYLASAYKTLDHTIPDDLKSEDLQDLIEWLGEMVRQVDSSLLDEWEQLANPEEMTAEEAQEKADEVKPVTANARAFRVLVRNAMFRRVELAALDHVEELGEMDAESGWDADAWGEAMDKYWDEYDDLGTGPDARGPKLLVIKEEPENGLWRVRQIFDDPNGDHDWGIGAEIDLAASDAEGRAVVRVTDVGQL; from the coding sequence GTGACCCTCATCGATCAGCTGCCGCCGACCGCCGACCCCGACGCCCTGTACGAAGCCTTCGAGTCGTGGGCGCAGGAGCGCGGCCTCACCCTCTACCCGCATCAGGAGGAGGCGCTGATCGAGGTGGTCTCCGGGGCGAACGTGATCGTCTCGACGCCCACCGGCTCGGGCAAGAGCATGATCGCCGCGGGCGCGCACTTCGCCGCGCTGGCCCGGGACGAGGTCACCTTCTACACCGCCCCGATCAAGGCGCTGGTGTCGGAGAAGTTCTTCGAGCTGTGCAAGCTGTTCGGCACCGAGAACGTCGGCATGCTCACCGGCGATGCCTCCGTGAACGCCGACGCGCCCGTGATCTGCTGCACCGCCGAGGTGCTGGCGTCGATCGCGCTGCGCGACGGCAAGAACGCGGACGTCGGCCAGGTCGTCATGGACGAGTTCCACTTCTACGCCGAGGGCGACCGAGGCTGGGCCTGGCAGATTCCGCTGCTGGAGCTCCCCCAGGCGCAGTTCATCCTGATGTCGGCCACTTTGGGCGATGTGTCCTTCTTCGAGAAGGACCTCACCCGCCGCACCAGTCGCCCCACGTCGGTGGTCCGCTCCGCGACCCGCCCGGTGCCCCTCTCCTACGAGTACGAGCTCACCCCGCTCACGGAGACCCTCACCGACCTGCTGGAGAGCAAGCAGGCCCCGGTGTACATCGTGCACTTCACACAGGCGCAGGCCGTGGAGCGGGCGCAGGCTCTGATGAGCATCAACATGTGCTCGCGCGAGGAGAAGGACCAGATCGCCGAGCTGATCGGCAACTTCCGCTTCACCACCAAGTTCGGCCGCAACCTCTCCCGTTACGTCCGGCACGGCATCGGCGTGCACCACGCCGGCATGCTGCCCAAGTACCGGCGCCTGGTGGAGAAGCTCGCCCAGGCCGGTCTGCTGAAGGTCATCTGCGGAACGGACACCCTCGGCGTGGGTGTCAACGTGCCCATTCGCACCGTGCTGTTCACCGCCCTCACCAAGTACGACGGCAGCCGCGTGCGCACGCTGCGGGCCCGGGAGTTCCACCAGATCGCGGGCCGGGCCGGCCGGGCCGGGTTCGACACGGCGGGGCTCGTCGTGGCGCAGGCGCCGGAGCACGTCATCGAGAACGAGAAGGCGCTGGCGAAGGCGGGCGACGACCCGAAGAAGCGGCGCAAGGTGGTGCGCAAGAAAGCGCCGGAGGGCTTTGTCGGCTGGACGGATAACACCTTCCAGAAGCTGATCGAGTCGGAGCCGGAACCGCTGACCTCGCGTTTCCGGGTGACGCACACGATGCTGCTGTCGGTGATCGCCCGCCCGGGCAACGCGTTCGAGGCGATGCGCCACCTCCTGGAGGACAACCACGAGCCACGCAGGCAGCAGCTGAGGCACATCCGCCGGGCCATCGCGATCTACCGCTCGCTGCTCGACGGCGGGATCGTGGAGAAGCTCGACAAGCCCGACGCCGAGGGCCGGATCGTCCGGCTCACGGTCGACCTGCAGCAGGACTTCGCGCTCAACCAGCCGCTGTCCACGTTCGCGCTCGCCGCGTTCGAACTCCTCGACCCCGAGTCGCCGTCCTATGCCCTCGACATGGTGTCCGTCGTGGAGTCCACCCTGGACGATCCGCGGCAGATCCTGGTCGCCCAGCAGAACAAGGCGCGCGGCGAGGCCGTGGCGGCGATGAAGGCGGACGGCGTCGAGTACGAGGAGCGCATGGAGCGCCTCCAGGACATCACCTACCCGAGGCCGCTGGAAGAGCTGCTCTTCCACGCGTACAACACCTACCGCAAGAGCCACCCGTGGGTCGGCGACCACCCGCTGTCGCCGAAGTCGGTGATCCGGGACATGTACGAACGGGCGCTGTCCTTCACCGAGTTGGTGTCCTTCTACGAGCTGGCCCGCACCGAGGGCATCGTCCTGCGCTACCTCGCCAGCGCCTACAAGACCCTCGACCACACCATCCCGGACGACCTGAAGTCCGAGGACCTGCAGGATCTGATCGAGTGGCTGGGCGAGATGGTGCGCCAGGTGGACTCCAGCCTGCTGGACGAGTGGGAGCAGCTCGCGAACCCGGAGGAGATGACCGCCGAGGAGGCCCAGGAGAAGGCCGACGAGGTCAAGCCGGTCACCGCCAACGCGCGCGCCTTCCGGGTCCTGGTCCGCAATGCCATGTTCCGCCGCGTGGAGCTGGCCGCGCTGGACCATGTCGAGGAGCTCGGCGAGATGGACGCCGAGTCCGGCTGGGACGCCGACGCCTGGGGCGAGGCGATGGACAAGTACTGGGACGAGTACGACGACCTCGGCACCGGTCCCGACGCCCGCGGCCCCAAGCTGCTGGTCATCAAGGAAGAGCCGGAGAACGGTCTCTGGCGCGTCCGCCAGATCTTCGACGACCCGAACGGCGACCACGACTGGGGCATCGGCGCGGAGATCGACCTCGCGGCCTCGGACGCCGAGGGCCGTGCGGTCGTCCGCGTCACCGATGTCGGTCAGCTGTGA
- a CDS encoding ABC transporter transmembrane domain-containing protein produces MQIQDLPYSDPGVPDARSGPRFLWWLWRNQLGGQLKSLAWGLLHFVSVSALPFCVGLAVQAVVDRSGTRLALTGGLMLLCGTGIAVGDTFLHRTAVTNWITAAARVQQLLARKAAQLGSALTRRVAAGEVVAVSTGDVEKIGWLVEAVSRFTAAALTVVVVCVSLLVYQPALGVVVAVGLPVVALAVLPLLPRATRRADTQREKAGRATELASDTVAGLRVLRGIGGEELFLDRYRHASQEVRRAAVRSARMWSLISAIQVLLPGLLLIAVVWHGIQLARQGRITVGELVTVYSAVMVLNYPLRHFEEIAMAYSFSRPSAKRAARVLSLDRSTATEGTREAEVPGGDLYDPGTGLLAPAGRLTAVVCGDPDAAGRLAERLGGHPTEPGRSVLLGGVALDELPLDSARTAVLVQDKDPMLLSGTLRELLDVPASGAVRAADALAAAECDDVLDALVQGSLGAADPMDARITERGRSLSGGQRQRLALARSLITDPEVLVLDEPTSAVDSHTEARIADGLRRLRSGRTTVVFTSSPLLLDRADRVALVHEGEVVTVGVHRELVDSEPRYRAVVTRETDDELAAAHEGALVGALQELEEIEESA; encoded by the coding sequence ATGCAGATTCAAGACCTTCCGTACTCCGATCCGGGGGTCCCGGACGCACGTTCGGGCCCCCGATTCCTGTGGTGGCTCTGGCGGAACCAGCTGGGCGGACAGCTGAAATCGCTCGCCTGGGGCCTGCTGCACTTCGTCTCCGTCTCCGCCCTGCCCTTCTGTGTCGGTCTCGCCGTGCAGGCAGTCGTCGACCGCTCCGGCACCCGGCTCGCCCTGACGGGTGGTCTGATGCTGCTGTGCGGCACGGGTATCGCCGTCGGCGACACCTTCCTGCACCGGACCGCCGTCACCAACTGGATCACGGCCGCCGCCCGCGTCCAGCAACTGCTGGCACGCAAGGCCGCCCAGCTCGGCTCAGCGCTCACCCGGCGCGTCGCGGCGGGCGAGGTGGTGGCCGTCTCCACCGGCGATGTCGAGAAGATCGGCTGGTTGGTCGAGGCGGTCTCCCGCTTCACCGCGGCCGCGCTCACGGTCGTCGTGGTCTGTGTGAGCCTCCTCGTCTACCAGCCCGCCCTGGGCGTGGTCGTCGCCGTCGGTCTGCCCGTGGTGGCACTCGCGGTGCTGCCGCTGCTGCCCCGGGCGACGCGACGCGCCGACACGCAGCGCGAGAAGGCGGGCCGGGCCACCGAGCTGGCCTCCGACACGGTCGCGGGGCTGCGTGTGCTGCGTGGCATCGGCGGCGAGGAGCTGTTCCTCGACCGCTACCGCCACGCCTCGCAGGAGGTACGGCGCGCCGCGGTGCGCAGCGCCAGGATGTGGTCGCTGATCTCCGCCATTCAGGTGCTGCTGCCCGGACTGCTGCTCATCGCCGTCGTCTGGCACGGCATCCAGCTGGCCCGCCAGGGCCGGATCACCGTGGGTGAACTCGTCACCGTCTACAGCGCGGTCATGGTCCTCAACTATCCGCTACGGCACTTCGAGGAGATCGCCATGGCGTACTCCTTCTCACGCCCGTCGGCCAAACGGGCGGCCCGCGTGCTGTCGCTGGATCGGTCCACGGCCACCGAGGGCACCCGGGAGGCGGAGGTGCCGGGCGGCGACCTGTACGACCCCGGCACCGGTCTGCTGGCTCCCGCAGGGCGTCTCACCGCCGTGGTCTGCGGCGACCCGGACGCGGCGGGCAGGCTCGCGGAACGGCTGGGCGGACATCCGACCGAGCCGGGCCGCTCGGTGCTGCTCGGTGGGGTCGCCCTGGACGAACTGCCCCTCGACAGCGCCCGTACCGCCGTCCTCGTCCAGGACAAGGACCCGATGCTGCTGTCCGGCACACTGCGCGAGCTGCTCGACGTGCCCGCCTCCGGAGCCGTACGGGCCGCGGACGCGCTGGCCGCGGCAGAGTGCGACGACGTGCTGGACGCGCTCGTCCAGGGGTCACTGGGCGCCGCCGACCCGATGGACGCCCGCATCACCGAACGCGGGCGGTCCCTGTCCGGCGGCCAGCGCCAGCGGCTCGCACTGGCCCGGTCGCTGATCACCGACCCCGAGGTGCTGGTGCTGGACGAGCCGACCTCCGCCGTCGACTCGCACACCGAGGCCCGGATCGCGGACGGACTGCGCCGGCTGCGCTCGGGACGCACGACCGTGGTGTTCACCTCCTCTCCGCTGCTGCTCGACCGCGCGGACCGGGTCGCCCTGGTCCACGAGGGTGAGGTCGTGACGGTGGGAGTACACCGCGAACTGGTCGACAGCGAGCCGCGATACCGGGCCGTGGTCACCCGGGAGACGGACGACGAACTGGCCGCCGCCCACGAGGGCGCCCTCGTGGGCGCGCTCCAGGAACTGGAAGAGATCGAGGAGAGCGCATGA
- a CDS encoding acyl-CoA thioesterase: MTSPAERLVDLLDLEQIEVNIFRGRSPQESLQRVFGGQVAGQALVAAGRTAEGDRPVHSLHAYFLRPGRPGVPIVYQVERVRDGRSFTTRRVTAVQQGRTIFNLTASFHQPEEGPFEHQLPPVREMPDPESLPTVTEEIRKHLGALPEQLERMARRQPFDIRYVDRLRWNAEEIEGAEPRSAVWMRAVGPLGDDPLVHTCALTYASDMTLLDAVRIPVEPLWGPRNFDMASLDHAMWFHRPFRADEWFLYDQESPIITGGRGLARGRIYDLRGRLLVSVVQEGLFRSL, translated from the coding sequence ATGACGAGCCCGGCGGAGAGACTGGTCGACCTGCTCGACCTGGAGCAGATCGAGGTCAACATCTTCCGTGGCCGCAGCCCGCAGGAGTCGCTGCAGCGGGTTTTCGGCGGCCAGGTGGCGGGCCAGGCGCTGGTCGCCGCCGGCCGCACCGCGGAAGGCGACCGGCCGGTGCACTCGCTGCACGCGTACTTCCTGCGCCCGGGCCGCCCCGGGGTGCCGATCGTGTACCAGGTGGAGCGGGTACGCGACGGCCGGTCGTTCACCACGCGCCGGGTCACGGCCGTGCAGCAGGGCCGCACGATCTTCAATCTGACCGCCTCCTTTCACCAGCCTGAGGAAGGACCGTTCGAGCACCAGCTGCCGCCGGTCCGCGAGATGCCGGATCCGGAGTCGCTGCCGACGGTCACCGAGGAGATCCGTAAGCACCTGGGCGCGCTTCCGGAGCAGTTGGAGCGGATGGCGCGCCGCCAGCCCTTCGACATCCGGTATGTCGACCGCCTGCGCTGGAACGCCGAGGAGATCGAGGGAGCCGAGCCGCGCAGCGCCGTGTGGATGCGTGCGGTCGGTCCGCTCGGTGACGACCCGCTGGTCCACACGTGCGCGCTGACCTACGCCAGTGACATGACCCTCCTGGATGCCGTCCGCATCCCCGTGGAACCTCTGTGGGGTCCGCGGAACTTCGACATGGCCTCACTCGACCACGCCATGTGGTTCCACCGGCCGTTCCGGGCGGACGAGTGGTTCCTGTACGACCAGGAGTCGCCGATCATCACCGGCGGGCGCGGTCTGGCCCGCGGGCGCATCTACGACCTGCGGGGGCGTCTGCTTGTCTCGGTCGTCCAGGAAGGCCTGTTCAGGTCGCTGTAG
- a CDS encoding L,D-transpeptidase family protein — protein MTVAVTAFGTLLAALSACGTGASDPVRVGEVAGPRGQAAQSPMVSTAPTTDPTRIPGIGDRLLRRIPRDSGQVVAVYGKGVDSAESTAVLYTREGPEWRRVASWPAHNGRNGWTTDHYEGDERSPVGVFGLSDAGGVLDDPGTRLPYHQDPDSYAPPNDWDEAHQHDFDYVIAIDYNRRPGTPPDDAARPEGDDRGGGIWLHLDHGDGTAACVSVSKDAMEFLLRTLDPARHPVMVMGDRGELSA, from the coding sequence ATGACGGTCGCGGTGACGGCTTTTGGAACTCTCCTGGCGGCTCTGTCGGCCTGTGGCACCGGCGCGTCCGATCCGGTCCGCGTCGGCGAGGTGGCGGGTCCCCGCGGCCAGGCGGCGCAGAGCCCGATGGTCTCGACCGCCCCCACGACCGACCCGACCCGTATCCCGGGCATCGGCGACCGGCTGTTACGACGGATCCCCCGTGACTCCGGACAGGTCGTCGCGGTGTACGGCAAAGGTGTGGACTCGGCCGAGTCCACAGCCGTGCTGTACACACGGGAGGGGCCGGAGTGGCGCCGGGTGGCCAGTTGGCCGGCTCACAATGGCCGGAACGGCTGGACCACGGACCACTACGAGGGTGACGAGCGCAGTCCGGTCGGCGTGTTCGGCCTCTCCGACGCTGGCGGTGTGCTCGACGACCCCGGCACCAGGCTGCCGTACCACCAGGACCCGGACTCCTACGCGCCCCCGAACGACTGGGACGAGGCGCATCAGCACGATTTCGACTACGTCATCGCCATCGACTACAACCGTCGCCCGGGCACCCCGCCGGACGACGCCGCGCGCCCCGAGGGCGACGACAGGGGCGGCGGCATCTGGCTGCACCTGGACCACGGCGACGGCACGGCTGCGTGCGTCAGCGTTTCCAAGGACGCCATGGAGTTCCTGCTGCGCACGCTCGACCCGGCCCGGCATCCGGTGATGGTGATGGGGGACCGGGGGGAACTGAGCGCCTGA
- a CDS encoding DUF5709 domain-containing protein, with amino-acid sequence MDSADGWGDDVYQPDPSEIREDSGVLDVEDTLDFDGVSDPLDRGWSPPERPWAVEHTGVTAAERQAGETLDQRLAEEQPDVVPRDGDDIGDHDADGELLDNEVGNQRSGRLVAPDEGAHEDDEAALVATDVGIDGAAASAEEAAMHIVDEDSLSG; translated from the coding sequence GTGGACAGCGCCGACGGCTGGGGGGACGACGTCTACCAGCCCGATCCCTCGGAGATCCGGGAGGACTCGGGGGTGCTCGACGTCGAGGACACACTGGACTTCGACGGGGTCAGCGACCCGCTCGACCGCGGCTGGTCCCCTCCCGAGCGCCCCTGGGCGGTGGAGCACACAGGGGTGACGGCGGCCGAACGCCAGGCGGGCGAGACCCTCGACCAGCGGCTCGCCGAGGAGCAGCCCGATGTCGTCCCCCGCGATGGCGACGACATCGGTGACCACGACGCCGACGGGGAACTCCTCGACAACGAGGTCGGCAACCAGCGCTCCGGCCGGCTGGTGGCACCGGACGAGGGAGCGCACGAGGACGATGAGGCCGCCCTCGTCGCCACCGACGTCGGTATCGACGGCGCCGCCGCCTCCGCCGAGGAGGCCGCGATGCACATCGTCGACGAGGACTCCCTGTCCGGCTGA
- a CDS encoding metal-dependent hydrolase yields the protein MMGPAHSLSGAAAWLGVGAAAAAAGHPMPWPVLLVGALICAGAALAPDLDHKAATISRSFGPISHWICEIVDKLSYAVYKATRMKGDPRRSGGHRTLTHTWLWAALLGAGCSAAAIAGGRWAVLAILFVHMVLAIEGLLWRAARGSSSDVLVWLLAATTAWILAGVLDKPGNGSDWLFTAPGQEYLWLGLPVVLGALVHDIGDALTVSGCPILWPIPVGRKRWYPIGPPKVMRFRAGSWVELKVLMPVFMLLGGVGCAAALNVI from the coding sequence ATGATGGGACCAGCACACTCACTGTCGGGGGCCGCGGCCTGGCTCGGGGTCGGAGCCGCCGCGGCGGCGGCAGGGCATCCGATGCCCTGGCCGGTTCTCCTCGTGGGGGCTCTGATCTGTGCCGGTGCCGCGCTCGCCCCGGACCTCGACCACAAGGCGGCGACCATCTCGCGCTCCTTCGGTCCGATCTCCCACTGGATCTGCGAGATCGTCGACAAGCTGTCGTACGCCGTCTACAAGGCGACCCGGATGAAGGGCGACCCGCGCCGCAGCGGCGGTCACCGCACGCTGACGCACACCTGGCTGTGGGCGGCCCTGCTCGGTGCCGGCTGCTCGGCGGCGGCGATCGCGGGCGGCCGCTGGGCCGTGCTGGCGATCCTGTTCGTGCACATGGTGCTGGCGATCGAGGGCCTGCTGTGGCGGGCCGCCCGTGGCTCCAGCAGCGATGTCCTGGTCTGGCTGCTGGCGGCGACCACTGCCTGGATCCTCGCGGGCGTCCTGGACAAGCCGGGCAACGGCTCCGACTGGCTGTTCACCGCGCCGGGCCAGGAGTACCTGTGGCTGGGGCTGCCGGTCGTGCTCGGCGCGCTGGTGCACGACATCGGGGACGCGCTCACGGTGTCCGGCTGCCCGATCCTGTGGCCGATCCCCGTGGGCCGCAAGCGCTGGTATCCCATCGGGCCGCCGAAGGTGATGCGGTTCCGTGCCGGAAGCTGGGTGGAGCTGAAGGTGCTGATGCCCGTGTTCATGCTGCTCGGCGGGGTGGGCTGCGCGGCGGCCCTCAATGTGATCTGA